The following coding sequences lie in one Candidatus Planktophila sulfonica genomic window:
- the metZ gene encoding O-succinylhomoserine sulfhydrylase yields MSKEVWGYHEHPKRREPDWEVNSQTAAVREGLARSGFGETSEALYLNSGFTYADSQEALDSFTDETDHFLYSRFHNPTVAMFEKRLAAIEGADYCVATASGMAAMFASLACLVEAGDHVVASASMFSSCHVVITEILPKWGVTYELVKANDNAAWEKALSKPTKAVFIETPSNPLMEIVDIRVVSDLAHKVGATVIVDNVMASPVLQKPLELGADVVMYSATKHIDGQGRVLAGALLGSFEYINEKLIPFIRHTGPSLSAFNAWVLVKSLETMDLRVTRMCENAQAIAEFLEPRKEIKSVRYPGLASHPDRAVIAKQMKAGGTTIGIEFAGSQKDAFKFMDALRVIDISNNLGDSKSLITHPASTTHRRLSVETQAEMGITPSVLRLSVGLEHIDDLLRDITQALSS; encoded by the coding sequence ATGAGCAAAGAGGTATGGGGCTATCACGAGCACCCAAAACGTCGCGAACCGGATTGGGAAGTCAATTCTCAAACTGCTGCAGTTCGCGAAGGTCTTGCTCGCTCTGGTTTCGGTGAAACTTCTGAAGCTCTCTATCTCAATAGTGGTTTTACTTATGCTGATTCGCAAGAAGCTCTTGATTCCTTCACGGACGAGACAGATCACTTCCTTTATAGTCGATTTCATAACCCAACGGTTGCTATGTTTGAAAAGCGCCTCGCAGCAATCGAAGGCGCGGATTACTGCGTAGCCACTGCGTCAGGTATGGCAGCAATGTTTGCATCTCTTGCCTGCCTTGTTGAAGCAGGCGATCACGTTGTGGCTTCTGCTTCTATGTTTAGTTCTTGCCACGTTGTTATTACAGAAATCCTTCCTAAGTGGGGCGTTACTTACGAACTTGTGAAAGCAAATGACAATGCAGCGTGGGAAAAAGCTCTCTCAAAGCCGACAAAGGCTGTCTTTATCGAAACTCCAAGTAATCCATTGATGGAGATAGTTGATATTCGCGTTGTCTCAGATCTTGCTCATAAAGTCGGCGCAACTGTCATCGTGGATAACGTCATGGCTTCTCCTGTATTGCAGAAGCCCCTCGAGCTCGGTGCAGATGTAGTCATGTACTCAGCAACAAAACATATTGATGGTCAAGGCCGTGTATTAGCTGGTGCACTTCTTGGCTCCTTCGAATACATCAATGAGAAACTCATTCCATTCATTCGCCACACGGGTCCATCACTGAGCGCATTCAATGCATGGGTGCTTGTTAAGTCACTTGAAACCATGGATCTACGCGTTACTCGTATGTGCGAGAACGCTCAGGCCATCGCTGAATTCTTGGAGCCACGTAAAGAAATTAAGAGCGTCCGCTACCCAGGGCTGGCATCTCACCCAGATCGCGCAGTCATTGCTAAGCAGATGAAGGCTGGCGGAACGACGATTGGTATTGAGTTTGCCGGCTCTCAGAAGGATGCATTTAAATTTATGGATGCTCTTCGAGTCATCGATATCTCAAATAACTTGGGCGATAGCAAGTCGTTGATTACTCACCCAGCTTCGACAACACATCGCCGACTATCTGTTGAGACTCAAGCAGAGATGGGCATTACGCCATCTGTTTTAAGGCTTTCAGTAGGGCTTGAGCACATTGATGACTTGCTAAGAGATATAACTCAAGCGCTTAGTAGCTGA
- a CDS encoding heme o synthase: MSALRAYIDLMKLRVVELLIITTLPAMVLAEKGLPSFGLVAATLVGGTLAAGASNAFNMVIEADTDKLMVRTSKRPIVTGAISRKHATLFATAISILSLAIFAIFTTALATLLTALAIFYYVVIYTILLKPNTSQNIVWGGAAGCMPVLIGWAAVTGSLTWVPVAFFMVVFFWTPPHFWALAIKYKDDYSAAGIPMLPSVSSQSSVIGQMWFHTIAMVISSTAMIQLAELPVWVLCTTVLLGAVFTFQLFALKENSDNYNKVAAGIFHWSITYLSLLSILLVVAQLLSA, encoded by the coding sequence GTGTCAGCCCTCCGCGCCTATATCGATTTGATGAAATTACGCGTAGTTGAGCTCTTAATCATCACAACACTGCCCGCTATGGTCTTGGCTGAAAAGGGTCTTCCTTCCTTTGGCCTAGTCGCTGCCACTCTGGTCGGTGGAACACTCGCAGCGGGGGCGTCAAACGCCTTCAACATGGTGATCGAAGCCGACACAGACAAATTGATGGTGCGTACTTCTAAGCGCCCAATTGTCACAGGTGCAATTTCACGCAAACACGCAACTCTCTTTGCAACAGCGATATCAATTCTCTCGCTCGCAATCTTCGCAATCTTTACTACAGCGCTTGCCACTTTGCTCACGGCGTTAGCAATTTTCTACTACGTAGTGATCTACACAATTCTTCTCAAGCCAAATACATCTCAAAATATTGTGTGGGGTGGGGCAGCAGGTTGTATGCCTGTACTGATTGGTTGGGCTGCAGTTACAGGATCTCTGACATGGGTTCCAGTTGCATTCTTTATGGTGGTCTTCTTCTGGACTCCACCGCACTTTTGGGCACTTGCAATCAAATATAAAGATGATTATTCCGCTGCAGGAATTCCGATGTTGCCTTCTGTTTCTTCGCAATCATCAGTGATCGGACAGATGTGGTTTCACACGATTGCAATGGTTATTTCTTCAACAGCGATGATTCAACTTGCCGAGCTGCCTGTATGGGTCTTGTGCACAACAGTTCTACTTGGTGCGGTCTTTACCTTCCAACTCTTTGCACTGAAAGAGAATTCAGATAATTACAATAAAGTGGCGGCAGGAATTTTCCACTGGTCCATCACTTACTTGAGCTTGCTCTCGATATTGCTAGTTGTTGCTCAGCTACTAAGCGCTTGA
- a CDS encoding D-alanyl-D-alanine carboxypeptidase — MKKFGILACLIFAIPNISPIQASAVDPLSVAATFERLTASSALANPSVAVIDQLTGAVVFEKSAYSPRKPASVLKIYSAAAALTYMDPTERFTTSAWVGVNEKSIVIHGSLDPWMSLNDSVAKKMGRTSIPRIEYNALSALQEANPGSIRNSTIYYSDLYSQDVANIKAFFAKRGVKAAMKRVSSEKALELSGEEILSSQSPELQEMLAFALTWSDNLLTERIARLASQAAGYPLNNEGVARTFDEVLTGLGVDSKGLLARDASGLSHENRITAIQVARLLAKIRTDAKFAPLISGLPIGGITGTLKKRFVDTAPEAIGLVKAKTGTLNGTTNLAGYVEAGDREYVFVIIADRLNRSSRAEKFARSTVDRILGKVAAPLLPIFPVQPAEVVAVEVVTTA; from the coding sequence ATGAAGAAGTTTGGGATATTGGCATGTCTTATTTTTGCCATCCCAAATATTTCTCCCATTCAAGCTTCGGCAGTTGACCCGCTAAGCGTTGCCGCAACCTTTGAAAGACTGACAGCAAGTTCAGCACTTGCTAATCCATCAGTTGCAGTCATTGACCAGCTGACAGGCGCTGTTGTATTTGAGAAGAGCGCATACTCTCCTCGCAAACCTGCATCTGTATTAAAAATCTATTCCGCAGCTGCCGCACTGACCTACATGGATCCAACCGAACGCTTTACAACGTCGGCTTGGGTTGGAGTCAATGAGAAGAGCATTGTGATCCATGGATCACTCGACCCCTGGATGAGCTTGAACGATTCAGTAGCTAAGAAGATGGGCCGCACATCTATTCCGCGGATTGAATACAACGCACTATCAGCACTGCAAGAGGCGAACCCTGGTTCTATCCGCAACTCAACAATTTATTACTCTGATCTGTATTCACAAGATGTAGCCAACATCAAAGCTTTCTTTGCAAAGCGCGGAGTAAAGGCCGCGATGAAGCGGGTATCGAGTGAGAAAGCTCTAGAACTTTCTGGAGAAGAAATTCTCTCTTCACAGTCTCCTGAACTTCAGGAAATGTTGGCCTTTGCTCTGACATGGAGCGATAATTTATTAACTGAGCGCATCGCCCGCCTTGCCTCTCAAGCTGCTGGCTATCCGCTCAATAATGAAGGTGTAGCAAGAACTTTTGACGAGGTTCTGACTGGCTTGGGAGTAGATAGCAAGGGCCTCTTAGCCCGCGATGCGAGTGGCCTTTCACATGAGAATCGAATTACAGCGATTCAAGTCGCCCGTTTGTTGGCGAAGATACGCACCGATGCAAAGTTTGCCCCGCTCATTAGTGGACTTCCAATCGGTGGAATCACTGGAACACTTAAGAAGAGATTTGTTGACACTGCGCCAGAAGCTATTGGTTTAGTTAAAGCAAAGACAGGAACATTGAACGGAACAACAAATCTTGCAGGTTATGTCGAAGCAGGTGATCGTGAGTATGTCTTCGTTATCATCGCAGATCGCTTAAATAGAAGTTCACGCGCTGAGAAATTTGCACGTTCAACCGTGGACCGCATACTTGGCAAAGTCGCGGCTCCGCTACTTCCTATCTTCCCGGTTCAACCTGCCGAGGTTGTAGCAGTTGAGGTTGTAACAACGGCTTAG
- a CDS encoding TrmH family RNA methyltransferase, whose amino-acid sequence MEINTPAVIGPGEFFPVVGVGPHEKPWPTGAQYDPELLENGDRRNVLDHYRYWTVEAIVADLNTKRHKLQIAIENWQHDLNIGSIVRTANAFNASYVHIVGKRDWNKRGAMVTDRYLTVLHHPTIAEFAQWCAENETPIIGIDNVPGSKHLEGAQLPEKCVLLFGQEGAGMSDEGIAICEVLYAIEQYGSTRSMNASAAGAIAMYHWALQHLPRKI is encoded by the coding sequence ATGGAAATCAATACACCTGCAGTCATCGGACCGGGTGAATTTTTCCCTGTTGTCGGAGTCGGGCCTCACGAAAAGCCATGGCCAACCGGCGCTCAATATGATCCTGAACTTCTTGAAAATGGCGATCGTAGAAATGTCTTGGACCATTACAGATATTGGACAGTTGAAGCAATTGTTGCCGATCTCAATACCAAGCGACATAAACTTCAGATTGCAATTGAGAATTGGCAACATGATTTAAATATCGGCTCCATAGTTCGCACAGCTAATGCATTTAACGCTTCTTATGTACATATTGTTGGCAAGCGCGACTGGAATAAGCGCGGAGCCATGGTGACAGATCGATATCTCACCGTTTTACATCATCCAACAATCGCAGAATTTGCTCAGTGGTGTGCAGAAAATGAAACACCGATTATTGGAATCGACAATGTTCCAGGTTCAAAGCACCTTGAAGGTGCGCAACTTCCAGAGAAATGCGTTCTTCTCTTTGGCCAAGAGGGCGCAGGCATGTCTGATGAAGGCATCGCTATCTGCGAAGTTCTCTATGCAATCGAGCAATACGGGTCAACGCGTTCCATGAACGCATCTGCAGCCGGTGCAATAGCTATGTACCACTGGGCTTTGCAACACCTGCCCCGCAAGATTTAA
- a CDS encoding tetratricopeptide repeat protein, whose product MSDDEGQDELVTEEMLWDRIPEVHGEERANTYYELSARIFARGQYDEALALAETARDIFSELGASAPSEGLAQAYSAIGYNLNQLKRMDEAATAMSKAVSILRENKSPIALELACTLGEWWYASKNYEKVIETMYECSQEHLVDGNNIGAANDMHLIGCAQRELKNYSEAVICFQEARKMFKLEKEIIHVARCDQKIASCYNELKEGEKAFEAAQKSIDVFETAHDHRRETFALFELGKAEILLGKLEDGLSTLDGVLQIVAEDEPKDFEFILDIEDRMVAVMRQLGRMEEADEVERRLKSVREALADDPETDAIVTLND is encoded by the coding sequence ATGAGTGATGACGAAGGCCAGGACGAGCTCGTAACTGAAGAGATGCTCTGGGATCGAATCCCCGAAGTCCACGGTGAAGAACGAGCAAATACTTATTACGAACTTTCTGCGCGCATCTTTGCTCGCGGCCAATATGACGAGGCGCTCGCGCTCGCTGAAACTGCGCGAGATATCTTCTCTGAACTCGGAGCATCAGCGCCAAGTGAAGGATTAGCTCAGGCATATTCTGCAATTGGATACAACCTCAATCAGTTAAAGCGTATGGATGAAGCAGCAACTGCAATGAGCAAAGCAGTTTCTATTTTGCGTGAGAACAAATCTCCTATCGCTCTTGAACTCGCCTGCACTCTCGGCGAATGGTGGTACGCCTCAAAGAATTACGAAAAGGTAATCGAAACCATGTACGAATGTTCACAAGAACATCTCGTTGATGGAAATAACATCGGCGCAGCAAACGATATGCACCTCATCGGATGCGCACAGCGCGAACTGAAGAATTACTCCGAAGCAGTCATCTGTTTCCAAGAAGCGCGCAAGATGTTTAAGCTCGAGAAAGAAATCATCCACGTTGCTCGCTGCGACCAGAAGATTGCATCTTGCTACAACGAACTTAAAGAAGGCGAGAAAGCCTTCGAAGCGGCGCAGAAATCAATTGATGTCTTTGAAACTGCGCACGATCACCGCCGCGAAACTTTTGCTCTTTTTGAACTCGGAAAAGCTGAAATCCTTCTAGGAAAGCTAGAAGACGGACTTTCCACTCTCGATGGCGTTCTGCAGATAGTTGCCGAAGATGAACCAAAAGATTTTGAGTTCATCCTCGATATCGAAGACCGTATGGTTGCTGTTATGCGCCAACTTGGTCGAATGGAAGAGGCCGATGAAGTTGAACGACGCCTCAAGTCTGTACGAGAAGCTCTCGCAGATGATCCTGAAACGGATGCGATTGTTACTTTAAACGATTAA
- a CDS encoding energy-coupling factor ABC transporter permease translates to MHIPDGFIDIPTSTAFAALAAAGVALSIKGAKSTLDEKTAPLAGLTATFIFAVQMLNFPVAAGTSGHLLGGALAAVLVGPYAATLSLTVVLLMQGLLFADGGLTAIGLNVFNMAIIGVWAGYGAFLLLQKILPSSKFSTTISAGLAGLLSVPAAAAGFVLQYSIGANATFSVSAVLTAMISTHVLIGIGEALITAFAVGAVLASRSDLVYGYKGEKQALEIRSAS, encoded by the coding sequence ATGCATATTCCTGATGGGTTTATCGATATCCCTACGTCGACCGCCTTTGCCGCCCTTGCGGCAGCCGGAGTCGCTCTCTCAATTAAGGGAGCGAAATCGACTCTCGATGAGAAGACAGCTCCTCTTGCAGGACTTACTGCGACATTTATCTTTGCAGTTCAGATGCTCAACTTCCCCGTCGCTGCAGGAACTAGTGGCCACTTACTTGGAGGCGCACTTGCTGCCGTTCTTGTGGGGCCGTATGCGGCAACGCTTTCACTTACCGTCGTTCTCTTAATGCAAGGTCTCCTCTTTGCAGACGGTGGATTAACAGCAATTGGTCTCAATGTATTTAACATGGCGATCATCGGAGTCTGGGCTGGCTATGGCGCGTTCTTGCTTCTTCAAAAGATTTTGCCGTCATCAAAATTCTCCACAACGATTTCTGCAGGGTTAGCTGGATTGCTCTCAGTCCCAGCAGCTGCAGCAGGATTCGTATTGCAATACTCAATCGGTGCAAATGCAACATTCTCGGTCTCTGCAGTTTTGACAGCAATGATTAGTACTCACGTTCTTATCGGAATCGGTGAAGCGCTCATTACAGCTTTTGCAGTTGGCGCAGTTCTCGCGAGTCGTTCTGATTTGGTTTACGGATACAAGGGCGAGAAGCAAGCTCTCGAAATCAGGAGCGCATCGTGA
- a CDS encoding PDGLE domain-containing protein: MKNKNFLLAGLLASLLLAGVASFYASSSPDGLEKVAEDIGFIDSAKDHANADGALADYGVKGIDNPRFSTGAAGVIGVLATGVISTGLFMLVRRKSGSEK, encoded by the coding sequence GTGAAGAATAAAAACTTTCTACTTGCAGGCCTGCTTGCCTCTCTCTTGCTAGCTGGCGTCGCATCTTTCTATGCATCTTCTAGTCCTGATGGTCTTGAGAAAGTTGCAGAAGATATTGGATTTATCGATTCAGCAAAAGATCATGCAAATGCTGATGGCGCTCTCGCAGATTACGGAGTGAAGGGAATCGATAACCCTCGCTTCTCAACGGGTGCTGCGGGAGTTATTGGAGTCTTAGCTACAGGGGTTATTTCAACTGGCTTATTTATGCTGGTCCGCCGTAAGTCAGGTTCAGAGAAATAA
- the cbiQ gene encoding cobalt ECF transporter T component CbiQ codes for MTHLLPSHIKILAVLAFILVAVSTPITRWQTFIALFALVIAAAFFSKIPLLLLFKRALIEIPFVFFAILMPFFGEGERFEIAGIQLYREGLLAGTSIVAKGSLGVLAAVILSTTTTAREILRGLERLKLPTVMVQIASFMLRYVNVISDEMERMKIARESRGFIATGIKHWKVIATSAAALFIRSYERGERVHLAMLSRGFDGNLPSLGNPVVTTRQWFTALSLPGIALSTSLLFLAIGW; via the coding sequence GTGACTCATCTACTTCCATCACACATCAAAATCCTCGCGGTTCTGGCCTTTATCTTGGTCGCAGTTTCTACTCCAATTACGCGTTGGCAGACTTTTATCGCTCTCTTTGCATTGGTGATTGCCGCTGCGTTCTTCAGCAAGATTCCTCTGCTTCTTCTCTTCAAGAGAGCACTCATCGAAATTCCATTCGTCTTCTTCGCAATCCTTATGCCTTTCTTTGGCGAAGGTGAGCGTTTTGAAATCGCCGGTATCCAGCTCTATCGCGAAGGTCTATTGGCCGGTACTTCTATCGTTGCCAAAGGAAGTCTCGGGGTACTTGCGGCAGTAATCCTTTCTACGACGACAACTGCGCGTGAAATTCTCCGTGGACTTGAAAGACTTAAATTGCCGACAGTCATGGTGCAGATTGCATCTTTCATGTTGCGCTACGTCAACGTAATTAGCGATGAGATGGAGCGCATGAAGATTGCGCGCGAATCTCGTGGATTTATCGCCACCGGAATTAAGCATTGGAAAGTAATCGCCACATCTGCGGCTGCTCTCTTTATCCGTTCTTACGAACGCGGCGAGCGAGTTCACTTGGCGATGCTTTCACGTGGTTTCGATGGAAATTTGCCGTCGCTTGGAAATCCTGTAGTTACAACTCGTCAGTGGTTTACCGCTCTATCTCTACCTGGAATTGCACTATCCACATCACTTCTATTTCTTGCGATCGGTTGGTAA
- a CDS encoding energy-coupling factor ABC transporter ATP-binding protein, with protein sequence MNTTPSLQISNLAFAYPDGNQALYGVNLTISKGERVALLGPNGAGKTTLVMHMNGIHPTMQGEVRIAGELVDAKNKETLKQIRAKVGIVFQDPDDQLFMPTVGEDVAFGPFNMGLRGDELSAVVDEALSQVGMLEFRDRPPHHLSFGQRRRVAVATVLAMKPEILVMDEPSSNLDPASRRELAEIVRSLDVTIVMVTHDLPYALELCERSVILSGGIIVADAPTREILTNASLLASHRLELPVGFTL encoded by the coding sequence ATGAACACAACACCAAGTCTGCAGATTTCAAATCTCGCCTTTGCCTACCCAGATGGCAACCAAGCGCTTTACGGCGTGAACCTCACAATCAGTAAGGGTGAGCGAGTAGCCCTTCTTGGTCCTAACGGTGCCGGTAAGACAACGCTTGTCATGCATATGAATGGAATTCATCCCACGATGCAGGGTGAAGTCAGAATTGCGGGCGAGCTCGTTGATGCAAAGAATAAAGAGACGCTCAAGCAGATTCGCGCCAAAGTAGGAATCGTTTTCCAAGATCCAGATGACCAACTTTTCATGCCGACCGTTGGCGAAGATGTTGCTTTCGGTCCATTCAATATGGGACTTCGTGGAGATGAATTAAGTGCAGTAGTTGATGAAGCTCTGAGCCAAGTTGGAATGCTTGAATTTAGAGATCGCCCACCTCACCATCTCTCATTCGGTCAGCGTCGTCGCGTGGCTGTTGCAACCGTGCTGGCTATGAAGCCAGAGATTCTTGTTATGGATGAGCCTTCTTCAAATCTTGATCCAGCTAGCCGCCGCGAATTGGCAGAGATTGTTCGATCATTAGATGTCACTATCGTCATGGTGACGCATGATCTTCCTTATGCACTCGAACTCTGCGAGAGATCAGTGATTCTTTCCGGTGGAATCATTGTTGCTGATGCACCTACGCGAGAAATTCTTACCAATGCCTCACTCTTGGCATCGCATCGCCTCGAGCTACCCGTTGGATTTACGCTGTAA
- a CDS encoding DMT family transporter, giving the protein MKNKSWIPTYIAVGIVWGCSFIFIKLGLEFLTPFGVAFGRCALGAATLLIVAKLRGFRLPTDRKVLFHLWIVALLLNVIPGIFFALAETEVTSVLAGIINAVTPLMTLIAILVVNREEKPKAFQIFGLFIGFLGVLTVLGAWKGLGDNPLWAILVLLAAVACYGISYPYTRRFVMPYKLKPESIVATQLTLAAATLLPFYLFDGIAKDEYKIGPLLGMLGLGVFGSGFAYLWNFRVMEIAGSAIASSVTYLTPLVAVIVGVIFLNEKVTWHEPVGALVVLLGAAIAQERIKLLQRKSNG; this is encoded by the coding sequence ATGAAAAATAAGTCCTGGATTCCTACTTATATCGCTGTAGGAATTGTCTGGGGCTGTTCCTTTATCTTCATCAAACTCGGTCTTGAATTCCTGACTCCTTTCGGAGTCGCATTCGGAAGATGCGCCCTAGGTGCGGCAACGCTCTTGATTGTTGCAAAGCTTCGCGGTTTCCGACTACCAACCGATCGCAAGGTTCTCTTTCACCTATGGATCGTGGCTCTGCTGCTCAATGTAATTCCTGGAATCTTCTTTGCTCTTGCTGAAACAGAAGTGACATCAGTTCTTGCAGGCATCATCAATGCAGTTACACCGCTGATGACCTTGATTGCAATCTTGGTTGTTAATCGCGAAGAGAAGCCAAAGGCCTTCCAAATATTCGGATTATTCATCGGCTTCCTCGGAGTACTTACAGTTCTCGGAGCTTGGAAAGGATTGGGAGATAACCCGCTCTGGGCAATCCTCGTTCTGTTAGCTGCGGTTGCTTGCTATGGAATCTCATATCCATATACCCGCAGATTTGTTATGCCTTATAAATTAAAGCCAGAATCGATTGTCGCGACCCAACTAACTTTGGCCGCAGCAACGCTTCTGCCTTTCTATCTCTTTGATGGAATCGCTAAAGACGAATACAAAATTGGCCCGCTTCTTGGAATGCTCGGGCTTGGTGTCTTTGGAAGTGGTTTCGCATACCTCTGGAACTTCCGAGTGATGGAGATTGCAGGAAGTGCGATTGCAAGTAGCGTCACTTACTTAACACCGCTCGTTGCGGTGATTGTGGGAGTTATCTTCTTGAATGAGAAAGTAACCTGGCATGAACCAGTTGGGGCTCTAGTGGTATTGCTGGGCGCTGCGATTGCTCAAGAGCGAATCAAGTTATTACAGCGTAAATCCAACGGGTAG
- a CDS encoding L-threonylcarbamoyladenylate synthase, with translation MTSGQFVSKCTADAMARAAQTLQAGHLVAFPTETVYGLGADATNASAVARIYEAKGRPADHPLIVHVGDMQDIADWSDDIPDYAIALARNFWPGPMTLILKRSALAQDFITGGQDTVGLRVPNHVIALALLSEFKKLGGKGVAAPSANRFGHVSPTTAQAVSDELSQYLAPEDVLLEGGPSLVGVESTIIDCTTESPKILRPGAITEEMIEAVTGIDISYDATEIRVSGSLENHYSPNAQVVLDIAPENGDGFIALASTPTPDGVIRLSSPQSNEDFARVLYTSLRSADEQSLSRVVVHQPSGDDISVAIRDRLLRASRGR, from the coding sequence ATGACTAGCGGGCAATTCGTATCTAAGTGCACAGCCGATGCGATGGCTCGCGCCGCCCAGACCTTGCAGGCAGGCCACCTGGTCGCATTTCCAACCGAGACTGTCTACGGATTAGGTGCTGATGCCACCAATGCATCTGCTGTTGCTCGCATTTATGAAGCAAAGGGTCGCCCTGCAGATCATCCGCTCATCGTTCATGTTGGCGATATGCAAGATATCGCTGATTGGTCAGATGACATCCCAGATTATGCAATCGCACTTGCTCGCAATTTCTGGCCAGGCCCAATGACTTTGATTCTCAAGCGCTCTGCCCTTGCTCAAGATTTCATTACTGGGGGACAAGACACTGTGGGACTGCGTGTTCCTAACCATGTGATTGCACTTGCACTTCTGAGCGAATTTAAGAAACTTGGTGGCAAGGGAGTTGCAGCACCAAGTGCTAATCGCTTTGGCCATGTTTCTCCAACAACTGCCCAAGCAGTCAGCGATGAACTATCGCAATACTTAGCGCCTGAAGATGTCTTACTTGAAGGTGGACCATCGCTAGTTGGAGTTGAATCAACGATTATCGATTGCACAACAGAAAGTCCAAAGATATTGCGCCCCGGTGCAATCACAGAAGAGATGATTGAGGCTGTCACAGGGATTGATATTTCATACGATGCAACGGAAATTCGCGTCAGTGGATCACTGGAGAATCACTACTCACCTAATGCGCAGGTGGTTCTTGATATCGCTCCCGAAAATGGCGATGGATTTATTGCACTCGCTTCAACTCCGACACCTGATGGTGTAATTCGTTTATCTTCGCCGCAGAGCAATGAAGATTTTGCACGAGTTCTCTACACATCTCTTCGAAGCGCGGATGAGCAATCGTTATCTCGAGTTGTCGTGCACCAGCCTTCTGGTGACGATATCTCTGTGGCAATTCGCGACCGATTACTGCGTGCCAGCCGTGGTCGCTGA
- a CDS encoding glycosyltransferase: protein MAERIKVMQIIARMNVGGPAVIVAELMRGLDSSRFEQVLITGYCDETEADYLDEVATDIKATRIAGLGRSVSPIADLKAFIGLVQKIRTFKPDVIHTHTAKAGVLGRLASIIAGRGATRIHTFHGHLLHGYFAGWKTSLVIAIEKFLAKRTHFLVAIGNEVKNDLIHAGIGSADQYSVFFPGLPAPHTASKSELRKNLELDPATIYCTFVGRLTQIKRPDRLLDISAAMVKREVAIHFLVAGEGELFESSKARAAAENLPVTFLGWRKDIDDLFAASDIAILTSDNEGIPLTLIQAAQAGLPIVAPAVGSISDIVDNDKTGFLTSPQPGGMASALSALATDSELRNRLGSAGKAHAHEYFSLERMLRDHTEIYNRSHNK from the coding sequence ATGGCTGAGCGCATCAAAGTTATGCAGATCATCGCCCGCATGAATGTGGGTGGTCCAGCCGTCATTGTTGCCGAGTTAATGCGCGGCCTTGATTCCTCACGATTCGAACAAGTTCTTATCACCGGTTACTGCGATGAAACAGAAGCTGATTATCTGGATGAAGTTGCTACCGATATCAAGGCAACTCGCATTGCAGGTCTTGGTCGCTCGGTTTCGCCGATTGCCGACTTAAAAGCATTTATTGGATTAGTACAGAAGATTAGAACTTTTAAACCCGATGTCATCCATACCCATACAGCTAAGGCTGGCGTGCTTGGTCGTTTGGCTTCGATCATTGCAGGGCGTGGAGCGACTCGTATCCATACCTTCCATGGCCACTTACTTCACGGTTATTTTGCAGGGTGGAAGACCTCACTTGTTATCGCCATTGAGAAGTTCTTAGCAAAGCGCACTCACTTTCTTGTTGCCATTGGCAATGAAGTAAAGAACGACCTGATCCATGCTGGCATTGGAAGTGCAGATCAATACAGTGTCTTCTTCCCAGGACTACCAGCGCCTCACACTGCGAGCAAGTCAGAACTTCGAAAGAACCTCGAGCTAGACCCAGCCACTATTTACTGCACCTTTGTTGGCCGCCTCACTCAGATTAAACGCCCTGATCGTTTACTCGATATCTCAGCTGCAATGGTGAAGCGAGAAGTTGCTATCCATTTCTTAGTTGCCGGCGAAGGCGAACTCTTTGAGAGTTCGAAGGCTCGCGCTGCTGCAGAGAACTTGCCCGTTACCTTCCTAGGCTGGCGTAAAGATATTGATGACTTATTTGCAGCCAGCGATATCGCAATTCTTACCAGCGATAATGAAGGTATTCCGCTGACTTTGATTCAAGCGGCGCAGGCAGGGCTTCCAATCGTTGCTCCAGCTGTTGGATCGATTTCAGATATTGTCGACAACGATAAAACAGGCTTCCTTACTTCACCTCAACCAGGTGGAATGGCTAGTGCGTTAAGCGCTCTAGCGACCGATTCAGAGCTGCGAAATCGACTTGGTTCTGCGGGCAAAGCGCATGCTCATGAGTATTTCTCGCTAGAGCGAATGCTCCGAGATCACACAGAAATCTATAACCGCTCACACAATAAGTAA